The following proteins come from a genomic window of Proteinivorax hydrogeniformans:
- a CDS encoding ABC transporter ATP-binding protein produces MKRIAKYVLNYKVLFTIPLVAMLTFIALDLIQPYIIGIIIDDVIEGGDMILLNSLILALLGITIGKAIFIYVSEYLFEVAGAKTSIDIREDLFNHVQKLPFNYFDGTSTGEIMSRTTEDVNKIWMGLGFIIRFMVENIVYFTLASVMLFRYNWQLAIFTLAVMPIMGKVAFTFEKKIGKTFEKISDQNAKLNTAAQENLAGIRLVKAFARERYEVEKFLTENDKYYRYNLEHANVLSKYNPILEFLSNFTLVIVVTVGGNFVIGEQMSTGDLVAFNGYAMMLVWPLRLMGWLTNVLAECQASAKKIFKIMDTQPNITSPKNSENPNEFRGHVIFENVSFKHKGKYILKNISINAHPGSTVAIMGTTGSGKSSIINLIGRFYDCTQGTIKVDGVDVKRMNLNLLRSNIAVVMQDTFLFSDTLRNNISFGVETSTEEEFYKACQDAMVTEFVDDMQAGFETVVGERGVGLSGGQKQRVAIARALLKESKILILDDATSALDMETEFNIQRSVENRKEMTKFIIAHRISAVKNADEILLIEDGKVIERGNHANLLHKKGKYYEIYKEQFKDLDAQKQEVV; encoded by the coding sequence TTGAAGCGTATAGCAAAATATGTTCTTAACTATAAGGTTTTGTTTACTATTCCACTTGTAGCTATGCTCACCTTTATAGCCTTAGACCTAATCCAACCTTATATTATAGGTATCATCATAGATGATGTTATAGAAGGTGGAGATATGATATTACTAAACAGCCTAATTTTAGCGTTGCTAGGTATAACCATAGGAAAAGCAATCTTTATTTATGTAAGTGAATACCTTTTTGAAGTAGCTGGTGCCAAAACTAGTATAGATATAAGGGAAGATTTATTTAATCATGTGCAAAAGCTTCCCTTTAACTACTTTGATGGCACAAGTACGGGAGAAATTATGTCAAGGACCACTGAAGATGTAAACAAAATATGGATGGGGTTAGGGTTTATAATAAGGTTTATGGTAGAAAATATCGTATACTTTACCTTAGCTTCTGTGATGTTATTTAGATATAACTGGCAGTTAGCCATCTTTACATTAGCAGTAATGCCTATCATGGGTAAGGTAGCGTTTACTTTCGAGAAAAAAATAGGCAAAACCTTTGAAAAAATAAGCGATCAAAATGCTAAGTTAAATACTGCAGCTCAAGAAAACTTAGCAGGAATTAGATTGGTTAAAGCTTTTGCTAGAGAAAGATATGAAGTGGAAAAATTTTTAACGGAAAATGATAAATACTATCGATATAACTTAGAGCACGCTAACGTACTGTCTAAATACAATCCTATATTAGAATTTTTGAGTAATTTCACACTAGTTATTGTTGTCACTGTAGGAGGTAACTTTGTAATTGGCGAGCAAATGAGCACTGGTGATCTAGTTGCATTTAACGGCTATGCTATGATGCTGGTATGGCCTTTAAGACTTATGGGTTGGCTAACCAACGTTTTAGCAGAATGCCAGGCTTCTGCTAAGAAAATCTTTAAAATAATGGATACACAACCTAACATCACTAGCCCTAAAAATTCTGAAAACCCAAATGAATTTAGAGGACATGTAATTTTTGAAAATGTTTCATTTAAACATAAAGGCAAATATATTTTAAAAAACATATCAATAAATGCACACCCTGGATCTACAGTTGCTATCATGGGGACAACTGGTTCTGGTAAAAGTTCAATTATAAACTTAATCGGTAGATTTTACGACTGTACTCAAGGAACAATTAAGGTAGATGGCGTTGACGTTAAAAGAATGAATCTTAACTTATTAAGATCTAACATTGCTGTGGTAATGCAGGATACATTCCTATTTTCCGATACTTTGCGTAACAACATTAGTTTTGGCGTAGAAACTTCTACAGAAGAAGAGTTTTATAAGGCCTGCCAAGATGCTATGGTAACTGAGTTTGTAGACGACATGCAAGCTGGATTTGAAACTGTAGTTGGTGAAAGAGGAGTAGGACTATCCGGTGGGCAAAAGCAAAGGGTAGCTATTGCCAGGGCTTTATTAAAAGAAAGCAAGATACTAATTTTAGATGATGCTACCTCAGCATTGGATATGGAAACAGAGTTTAATATTCAGCGATCTGTAGAAAACAGGAAAGAAATGACCAAGTTCATCATAGCTCATAGAATTTCTGCAGTTAAAAACGCTGATGAGATTTTATTAATTGAAGATGGGAAAGTAATAGAACGTGGCAATCACGCTAACTTACTTCACAAAAAAGGTAAGTACTATGAAATTTACAAAGAACAGTTTAAAGACTTAGATGCCCAAAAGCAGGAGGTGGTATAA
- a CDS encoding GNAT family N-acetyltransferase, producing MHKVNDVNIINDLLKEDMMGNINTLGRLKFQKDFNIFVDSLNKPQGYVLQNDNWNVVYSDGDATAEKLLNSLLDKPQNFAGVLRRFYDLVEKKGIVDWKEFCYLYYITPESLKINQPKHNVDSLTLDDAEIVDYYYTYRSQDPNSLEYLKGCIKERPSSVIRDENGKPISWALIREDGSLGVMYTKKEHRGKGLAISVSVDLIKKAFELGHTPYVHIVTDNKASIALSESIGFKRYGEIVWFGTK from the coding sequence ATGCATAAAGTCAACGATGTAAACATTATTAACGATTTGTTAAAAGAAGACATGATGGGTAACATCAATACTCTAGGAAGATTAAAGTTTCAAAAAGATTTCAATATTTTTGTAGATAGCTTAAATAAACCCCAGGGCTACGTTTTGCAAAATGATAACTGGAATGTTGTTTATTCTGATGGTGATGCAACAGCTGAGAAACTTTTAAATTCACTCTTAGATAAACCACAAAACTTTGCCGGAGTCTTAAGAAGGTTTTATGACCTGGTTGAAAAAAAAGGTATAGTTGATTGGAAAGAGTTTTGCTATTTATATTATATAACCCCAGAAAGTCTAAAAATAAACCAACCTAAACATAATGTTGATTCTTTAACTTTAGATGATGCTGAAATTGTGGACTACTATTACACCTATCGCTCGCAAGACCCAAACTCATTAGAATATCTAAAAGGATGCATTAAAGAACGCCCCAGCTCTGTTATAAGAGATGAAAACGGTAAACCTATCTCCTGGGCTTTAATAAGAGAGGATGGCTCTTTAGGTGTAATGTATACTAAAAAAGAGCATCGTGGCAAAGGCTTGGCAATTTCAGTAAGTGTGGACTTGATCAAAAAGGCTTTTGAATTAGGGCACACCCCATATGTACACATCGTTACCGATAACAAGGCCTCTATCGCTCTTTCAGAGTCAATTGGTTTTAAAAGGTATGGTGAAATTGTATGGTTTGGAACCAAATAA
- a CDS encoding gamma-glutamyltransferase family protein, whose protein sequence is MYTNDAMHYPYSSQRTATFAKKGMVATSQPLASQAGLEILKKGGNAIDAAIATAACLTVVEPTSNGIGGDAFALVWVKDKLYGLNSSGPSPKSISIDAVKQKGYEEMPKFGFIPVTVPGVPAAWAALSKRFGKLSLTEVLKPAIDYAENGFPLSPVLSYYWQSAYKSYKKNLKGEEFKHWFETFAPDDKPLKAGDVWKSQAHADTLRSIATTDGDSFYKGDLADKIDSFSKKYGGFIRKEDLEDFEPQWVDPIKVNYRGYDVWEIPPNGQGLVALTALNIAKGFDFGQKDSADTYHKQIEALKLAFADGLEYITEENKMKISVKDMISDEYASIRKSLIGDEALQPQAGTPPKGGTVYLATADEEGNMVSFIQSNYMGFGSGLVVPGTGIALQNRGHNFSLDESHDNCLKPNKKTFHTIIPGFLSKGSTPIGPFGVMGGFMQPQGHMQVIMNSIDFGLNPQAALDAPRWQWMKDKVVFLEHSVPNHIAQQLASKGHQIQIAHNPGSFGRGQIIWRNPHTGVLIGGTESRTDGAIYAW, encoded by the coding sequence ATGTATACTAATGATGCTATGCATTACCCGTACTCTTCTCAAAGAACTGCAACCTTTGCTAAAAAAGGCATGGTAGCAACCTCTCAGCCGCTTGCATCTCAAGCCGGCTTAGAAATCTTAAAAAAAGGTGGTAACGCAATTGATGCAGCTATAGCAACAGCTGCTTGCCTAACCGTTGTGGAGCCGACCTCAAACGGCATAGGTGGCGATGCTTTTGCATTAGTTTGGGTAAAAGATAAGTTATACGGATTAAATTCTAGCGGACCTTCTCCCAAATCTATCTCAATAGATGCTGTAAAACAAAAAGGGTATGAAGAAATGCCTAAGTTTGGGTTTATACCTGTTACTGTCCCTGGGGTTCCTGCTGCTTGGGCAGCTCTTTCAAAAAGGTTTGGAAAGCTTTCTTTAACCGAGGTATTGAAGCCGGCTATTGATTATGCTGAAAATGGATTTCCTCTATCTCCTGTATTGTCATATTATTGGCAATCAGCCTATAAGTCCTACAAAAAGAATCTTAAGGGCGAAGAATTTAAACATTGGTTTGAGACATTTGCACCAGATGATAAACCTTTAAAAGCAGGTGATGTATGGAAGTCCCAAGCTCATGCTGACACCCTTCGTTCGATAGCTACTACCGACGGTGATTCTTTTTATAAAGGGGATCTAGCTGATAAGATAGATTCATTTTCCAAAAAGTATGGTGGCTTTATTCGCAAAGAAGATTTAGAGGATTTTGAGCCACAGTGGGTTGACCCCATTAAAGTTAACTACCGAGGTTACGATGTCTGGGAAATCCCTCCTAACGGTCAAGGTTTGGTGGCCTTAACGGCCTTGAATATTGCTAAAGGTTTTGATTTTGGTCAAAAAGATTCGGCAGATACCTATCATAAGCAGATAGAAGCATTAAAACTGGCCTTTGCTGATGGCCTTGAATATATAACAGAAGAAAATAAGATGAAAATATCAGTTAAAGACATGATTTCAGATGAATATGCTTCTATTAGAAAAAGTTTAATAGGCGATGAGGCTTTACAACCACAAGCTGGCACTCCTCCAAAGGGCGGTACTGTTTACCTTGCAACAGCAGATGAAGAGGGGAATATGGTCTCTTTTATCCAAAGTAACTATATGGGCTTTGGTTCAGGTTTAGTTGTGCCAGGCACTGGTATAGCTCTACAAAATCGTGGTCATAACTTCTCTTTAGATGAAAGTCATGACAATTGCCTAAAGCCTAATAAAAAGACCTTTCACACTATTATCCCCGGATTTTTGTCTAAAGGAAGCACTCCAATCGGTCCGTTTGGGGTAATGGGAGGCTTTATGCAGCCACAAGGACATATGCAGGTTATAATGAACAGCATTGATTTTGGCCTAAATCCTCAGGCGGCCTTAGATGCTCCTAGGTGGCAATGGATGAAAGATAAAGTGGTTTTTTTGGAGCATTCTGTTCCTAACCATATAGCTCAACAACTAGCTTCAAAAGGCCACCAAATACAGATTGCTCATAACCCTGGCAGCTTTGGACGGGGCCAGATAATTTGGAGAAACCCTCATACAGGTGTGCTTATAGGAGGAACGGAAAGCCGGACTGATGGAGCAATCTACGCATGGTAG
- a CDS encoding sensor histidine kinase — protein sequence MDITLYELLKSMINNVAIIVLLAFILTKIPLFNWLLLKHKQVGLKGKLILAVIFGLFGILATYNGLPVKGAIANARVIGVIAGGLVGGPIVGIGAGIIAGAHRYAIDIGGFTALACGLATVVEGFIGGFAHDKTSVKPVKASTAFKVGVIAELTQMAMILLIARPFSDSLELVKIIIVPMTLMNSLGIALFVMVIQNIYGEREKTAAKQAQVVLKIADQTLPFFRHGLNSYSASEATKIIHKHTQAVAVAITDKDKIIGFEGAGSDHHKPGMPIRTRMAKEVIKTGTSKVAGKSMDIHCGHKSCRLNSAIMVPLKNRDNSIGSLVIFSDQNDGISSIEIELATGLAQLFSTQIELSNIEKQKQDLARAELNALQAQINPHFLFNALNTIVSYIRIKPDEARELLIHLGDFFRKNLDQAQQMVTLQTEIKHVKSYVAIEKARFGDKLDIHYDIGQAKGFMVPSLILQPLVENSIKHGLLPKKEGGQIRISSEIKDDNLFIKIWDNGVGMDPSQHQQRKTGSGIGLVNVNDRLKNLYGEGYSLNINSAKGKHTEISMLIPLQSSRRLKHG from the coding sequence ATGGACATAACCTTATATGAACTGTTAAAAAGCATGATAAATAATGTTGCTATTATAGTGCTTTTAGCATTTATACTAACAAAAATCCCTCTGTTTAATTGGTTGCTGCTAAAACATAAGCAGGTTGGACTAAAGGGAAAACTTATATTGGCGGTGATTTTTGGGCTATTTGGCATTTTAGCTACCTATAACGGTTTGCCTGTAAAAGGAGCAATCGCAAATGCTAGGGTGATTGGTGTTATTGCTGGCGGATTAGTGGGTGGACCGATAGTTGGCATCGGAGCGGGAATAATTGCCGGGGCACATCGTTATGCTATTGATATTGGTGGTTTTACCGCGCTTGCTTGCGGGTTGGCTACAGTAGTAGAAGGGTTTATCGGTGGGTTTGCACATGACAAGACATCTGTTAAACCGGTTAAAGCTTCTACAGCCTTTAAGGTTGGTGTTATAGCTGAACTTACTCAAATGGCGATGATCCTTTTAATTGCCAGGCCATTTTCTGATAGTTTAGAATTAGTTAAGATAATAATAGTTCCCATGACTTTGATGAACTCATTGGGGATAGCTTTATTTGTTATGGTTATACAAAATATTTATGGTGAGAGGGAAAAAACAGCTGCTAAACAGGCACAAGTGGTGCTAAAGATTGCAGATCAAACTCTGCCTTTTTTTCGCCATGGTTTAAATAGTTACTCAGCAAGCGAAGCAACTAAAATTATCCATAAGCATACACAGGCAGTTGCCGTTGCAATAACAGATAAGGACAAGATCATAGGCTTTGAAGGTGCGGGCAGCGATCACCATAAACCAGGTATGCCAATAAGAACTCGTATGGCTAAAGAAGTAATAAAAACAGGAACCAGTAAAGTCGCAGGTAAAAGCATGGATATCCACTGTGGACACAAATCATGCAGATTAAACTCTGCTATTATGGTTCCTTTAAAAAATAGGGACAATAGCATAGGCTCACTTGTGATTTTCAGTGACCAGAATGATGGGATATCATCGATCGAGATAGAGCTTGCAACTGGACTTGCCCAGCTCTTTTCCACTCAGATAGAGCTAAGTAATATAGAAAAACAAAAGCAAGACTTGGCAAGGGCAGAGCTAAATGCTTTACAAGCTCAGATAAACCCGCATTTTTTATTTAACGCGTTAAACACTATAGTTTCTTATATAAGAATCAAACCGGATGAAGCTAGGGAGCTTCTCATTCACTTAGGTGACTTTTTTCGTAAAAATCTAGATCAAGCTCAACAGATGGTGACTTTACAAACTGAAATTAAGCATGTTAAATCATATGTTGCCATAGAAAAGGCACGTTTTGGCGATAAATTGGATATTCACTATGATATTGGCCAAGCTAAAGGCTTTATGGTTCCTTCGTTGATTTTACAGCCCCTGGTAGAAAACTCTATTAAACATGGCCTGCTTCCTAAAAAAGAAGGTGGTCAAATCAGAATATCTAGCGAAATAAAAGATGATAACCTTTTTATAAAAATTTGGGATAACGGTGTGGGAATGGATCCTAGCCAACACCAACAAAGAAAAACTGGGTCTGGTATAGGCCTTGTGAATGTTAATGACAGACTTAAAAATCTTTACGGAGAAGGGTACAGCCTAAATATCAATAGTGCAAAAGGTAAGCACACCGAAATATCAATGTTGATTCCTTTACAATCAAGTAGGAGGTTAAAGCATGGATAA
- a CDS encoding ferritin family protein, whose protein sequence is MTEKLVIEKVLGEAKGTDLERDVKQNFKGETTEVGIYLAMAAQAQREGYPEIAEVLKTLAWEEAEHAGSFAQLNGMIKDNLFDNLKEMLEGEVFANQNKRKASEKARELGLESVADYFNESAKDEARHAKMLEGMLKRYSK, encoded by the coding sequence AAGTATTAGGTGAGGCTAAAGGAACAGACTTAGAAAGAGATGTAAAACAAAATTTCAAAGGGGAGACTACAGAAGTCGGTATTTATTTGGCTATGGCAGCCCAAGCCCAAAGAGAAGGTTACCCTGAAATTGCTGAAGTGCTAAAAACTTTAGCATGGGAAGAAGCGGAACATGCAGGCAGTTTTGCTCAGCTAAATGGCATGATAAAAGATAATCTTTTTGACAACTTAAAGGAAATGTTAGAAGGAGAAGTTTTTGCTAACCAAAATAAAAGAAAGGCTTCGGAAAAGGCTAGAGAGTTAGGTTTAGAGAGCGTTGCTGATTACTTTAATGAATCTGCTAAAGATGAGGCTCGGCATGCCAAAATGTTAGAAGGTATGCTTAAAAGATATTCAAAATAA
- a CDS encoding LytTR family DNA-binding domain-containing protein, which produces MDKVKVAIVDDELPSREELKYLLSHRRELDIAYEADNFEDALDIINCKKVDLLFLDIQLKDKSGVDLAEIIEQHDVEIIFATAYDKYAVKAFSLNAVDYLLKPFSQPRVEKAVNKALKKILKEENVKKTYPPKLTFWKGEKMHVISPEEIVFITVGEKQVKVFTDKGIFTDHATLKDVQQKLDPKSFIRTHRSYIINLEKISEIIPWFNSTFNLKMKKYSDIEIPVSRSYLQSFKQELGLS; this is translated from the coding sequence ATGGATAAAGTAAAAGTGGCAATCGTAGATGATGAACTGCCGTCAAGAGAAGAACTGAAATATCTTCTATCGCATCGTCGAGAGCTAGATATAGCCTATGAAGCAGACAATTTTGAAGATGCTCTTGATATAATTAATTGTAAGAAAGTTGATTTGTTGTTTTTAGACATTCAACTAAAGGACAAAAGTGGGGTGGACTTAGCCGAAATTATTGAACAGCACGATGTTGAAATAATATTTGCCACCGCCTATGATAAGTATGCAGTGAAAGCCTTTTCGTTAAATGCTGTTGATTACTTGTTAAAGCCATTTTCGCAGCCTAGGGTTGAAAAGGCTGTAAATAAGGCCTTAAAGAAAATCTTAAAAGAGGAAAACGTTAAAAAAACTTATCCTCCCAAACTTACCTTTTGGAAAGGTGAAAAAATGCATGTAATTTCACCAGAGGAAATAGTATTCATAACAGTAGGTGAAAAACAGGTAAAGGTATTTACAGATAAAGGAATATTTACTGACCATGCAACCCTTAAAGATGTACAGCAAAAGCTAGACCCTAAAAGCTTTATCAGAACACACCGAAGTTATATAATTAACCTTGAAAAAATTTCTGAAATAATTCCTTGGTTTAACAGTACCTTTAACTTAAAAATGAAAAAGTACAGTGATATAGAAATACCTGTAAGTCGTAGTTATCTACAAAGCTTTAAGCAAGAACTAGGGCTTTCTTAA
- a CDS encoding MATE family efflux transporter, giving the protein MKTNTLTMPHDISAKGTWQNITTILLLAWPIMLSQFLQTILGIVDVYFISMLDSNELIAAISYGNEVLHVTIAAAQFVVIGSLATISRRIGAKDMSGAEKMASQGILLAFLTGAIFLSFLYFQGRPFLYLFGATGNILDYGANYLKVLAFATPFIFFNLTARGILQAKGDTFTPMLVFCGMNILNIFFNWVFIFGVGFVPEFGYLGAALGTVISNIIAACALVIMLEKKFFHSSLWLAYKKHKVIVKDLWTIVKIGSFAMVQGIARPITALLMYSIANNVSLVAITAFGIGGRMIGLVFITIMGLTQAMSVLTGQNLGRGDVESVERYGRDGLKFAFINMLIFFIPFFIFAEQTMSLFTDDPAVIAEGVSYFRIVYPCIFFVIFPAIYGGIFMGSGDTAPPMLASLVANLGFKYPFARYFANYLDLGASWVWLGIGLSVLVEMIIIVLWYRKGKWKTKKV; this is encoded by the coding sequence TTGAAAACTAATACTTTAACAATGCCCCATGATATTTCTGCCAAAGGTACTTGGCAGAATATAACAACCATCTTACTACTAGCCTGGCCTATTATGCTTAGTCAGTTTTTGCAAACTATCCTAGGGATAGTAGATGTGTATTTTATCTCGATGCTAGATAGCAACGAGTTAATTGCTGCTATCAGTTACGGTAATGAGGTATTACATGTCACAATTGCAGCAGCTCAATTTGTGGTCATTGGCAGTCTTGCTACAATTTCAAGAAGGATCGGTGCTAAGGACATGTCAGGCGCGGAAAAGATGGCAAGTCAGGGTATTTTATTAGCTTTTTTAACAGGTGCTATTTTTTTATCTTTCTTATACTTCCAAGGGCGCCCTTTTTTATATTTGTTTGGGGCTACAGGTAACATCTTAGATTACGGTGCAAATTATCTGAAGGTATTGGCTTTCGCTACTCCGTTTATATTTTTTAATTTAACAGCAAGGGGTATATTGCAAGCTAAAGGTGATACCTTCACACCAATGCTAGTGTTTTGCGGCATGAATATACTAAATATATTTTTTAATTGGGTTTTTATATTTGGAGTAGGTTTTGTGCCAGAGTTTGGGTATTTAGGAGCAGCCTTAGGTACAGTGATTTCAAATATTATCGCAGCATGTGCTTTGGTGATTATGTTAGAAAAGAAGTTTTTCCATTCTTCGTTGTGGTTGGCATATAAAAAGCACAAGGTTATTGTTAAGGATTTATGGACCATCGTTAAAATTGGGTCCTTTGCCATGGTTCAAGGTATTGCCCGGCCTATAACTGCGCTTTTAATGTACAGCATTGCCAATAATGTCAGCTTAGTGGCCATAACAGCATTCGGAATTGGCGGAAGGATGATTGGTCTTGTTTTTATTACAATTATGGGGCTAACTCAGGCTATGTCTGTGCTTACAGGTCAAAACCTAGGTCGCGGTGACGTAGAGTCGGTTGAACGCTATGGCCGAGACGGTTTGAAGTTCGCTTTTATTAACATGCTAATTTTCTTTATCCCATTTTTTATATTTGCTGAACAAACCATGTCACTTTTTACCGATGATCCCGCTGTTATCGCAGAAGGAGTCAGTTATTTTAGGATAGTTTATCCATGTATTTTCTTTGTAATTTTCCCTGCTATATATGGTGGAATTTTTATGGGCTCAGGTGATACAGCGCCTCCTATGCTGGCTTCTTTGGTAGCTAATCTAGGATTTAAATACCCGTTTGCTCGTTACTTTGCAAATTACTTAGATTTAGGTGCAAGCTGGGTATGGCTTGGCATTGGCTTATCTGTCTTAGTAGAAATGATTATAATTGTTCTTTGGTATCGCAAGGGAAAATGGAAAACTAAAAAGGTATAG
- a CDS encoding carbon starvation protein A, whose amino-acid sequence MYTFLGSIALLILGYFVYGMFVEKIFGVKEDNPTPAKEMADGVDYVEMDWKKIFLIQFLNIAGLGPIFGAVAGALWGPAAFLWIVFGSIFAGAVHDFFSGMLSIRHKGASASEIIGIYLGDNVKKIMRVFSVVLLVLVGTVFMAGPAGILADLTGMTARTWIMVILGYYFIATILPVDKVIGKVYPIFGAALLIMAGGIAIGLFTNGYQIPEVTLQNLHPDSAPIWPLLFVTIACGAISGFHATQSPMMARCVTNEKHGRKVFYGTMIAEGIIALIWAAAAMTFFGGTEGLGLALGEAGGNQAPIVREISTELMGVVGGVLAMLGVVAAPITSGDTAFRSARLTIADSFGYKQGPISKRLTVALPLFVIGFTLTFIDFDIIWRYFAWSNQTLAMFMLWAASAYLYVNNKLHWIASIPATFMTAVSVTYILQADEGFKLATSISYPVGIGVAILVLGLFILTGKKWPKKSAISN is encoded by the coding sequence ATGTATACTTTCTTAGGTTCTATTGCGCTACTTATTTTAGGTTATTTTGTCTATGGTATGTTTGTGGAGAAGATTTTTGGTGTTAAAGAGGATAATCCAACGCCAGCTAAAGAGATGGCCGATGGTGTGGATTATGTCGAGATGGACTGGAAGAAAATATTCTTGATCCAGTTTCTAAATATCGCAGGCTTAGGCCCAATTTTCGGTGCTGTAGCCGGTGCTCTTTGGGGACCAGCAGCGTTTTTATGGATTGTATTTGGTTCAATTTTTGCCGGAGCAGTTCATGACTTTTTCTCTGGCATGTTATCTATACGACATAAAGGTGCAAGTGCTTCAGAAATTATAGGCATCTACCTTGGAGATAACGTTAAAAAGATTATGCGCGTTTTCTCTGTAGTATTGCTAGTGTTAGTAGGAACTGTATTTATGGCAGGTCCTGCAGGAATATTAGCAGATTTAACTGGTATGACAGCGCGTACTTGGATTATGGTTATTTTAGGTTATTACTTTATAGCTACAATACTGCCTGTTGATAAAGTTATCGGCAAGGTTTATCCAATATTTGGTGCCGCTCTTTTAATAATGGCAGGAGGGATAGCTATCGGTCTTTTCACTAATGGATACCAAATTCCAGAAGTGACTTTACAAAACCTTCATCCCGATAGCGCACCAATTTGGCCACTTCTATTTGTTACCATAGCCTGTGGTGCTATTAGTGGTTTCCATGCAACTCAATCTCCCATGATGGCTCGTTGTGTCACAAACGAAAAACATGGCAGGAAAGTCTTTTACGGAACTATGATCGCAGAGGGAATTATCGCTCTAATTTGGGCTGCCGCTGCAATGACTTTTTTCGGTGGAACTGAAGGTCTAGGACTTGCTTTAGGAGAAGCTGGAGGAAACCAAGCACCTATTGTTAGAGAAATATCTACAGAGCTTATGGGAGTGGTCGGTGGAGTGCTAGCTATGCTAGGTGTTGTAGCCGCACCAATCACCTCGGGAGATACTGCATTTAGAAGCGCTAGGCTAACCATTGCCGACTCATTTGGCTATAAACAAGGGCCAATTTCAAAAAGACTAACAGTGGCACTGCCGCTATTTGTAATCGGATTTACTTTAACATTTATTGATTTTGATATCATATGGAGATACTTTGCTTGGTCAAATCAAACTCTAGCTATGTTCATGCTTTGGGCTGCTTCAGCCTACCTATATGTGAATAATAAACTTCACTGGATTGCTTCTATCCCTGCAACTTTTATGACAGCAGTTTCGGTGACATATATCCTGCAAGCCGATGAAGGATTTAAATTAGCAACTTCTATTTCATATCCTGTAGGTATAGGTGTAGCTATATTAGTGTTAGGACTGTTCATTCTTACAGGTAAGAAATGGCCAAAGAAAAGTGCCATATCAAACTAG